The sequence GCCACTGCGCGCCGAAGCCATGCGCCTGCGCGGCCTGCAGCAACGCAAAACACACGCAGCCGGCGGTGAGCAGCTGTTCCTGCTCGGGCACCTTGTGCTCGGGACGTAGCGAGGCGATCACCACGATCACGACCGGCGCGTCGCCGAAGCGTCCACGTTCCTTGGCAATGGCCGCCGGCGATGCTAACGGGTCGGCGGCCTGGGTGCGTTCGGCGAGGAAATCGCCCAATGCCTGGCGTGCATCGCCGCTAATACGCAGAAAGCGGAACGGCACTAGCTTGCCGTGATCGGGCACGCGCACCGCCGACGTCAGCATGCGCAGCACGGTGTCTTCATCCGGCCCGGGCTCCCCCAGTTGTTTGGAGGGGACCGAACGACGCGCGTCCAATGCCTGTAGCGAATACGGTGCGTGCATAATTTGCGGTTCTAAGCAAAGAATGCGCCAATTATAGACGGGCCCTTCCCAACGCCGGCCGCATGATGGCTGGCTAAGTGTTGCCTGCAGTCATGGCAGCGCTCCTTCCCGCCCGCTCTTTCAGCGTTGTCCGATGACCCAGTTCGTTTTTACCGACCCGCTGCCCAGCCGCAACCCGCAACTGCTCGATCAGGTGCGCGACATCGTACTGGTGCCGCTGGCCGATGCATTCATCGATGTGCAGGACGCGCTGGCCGAGGCACTGTTCCGGCTGGCGGCCGATGCGGGCGCGGCGCAGAACGATTTCATGGAAGCCATCCAGGCCCTGCGACAGCAGCGCGAGCCGATCACCGCGCGCTTTCGCGGGCATCTGGCCAAGGCCTGGCAAGGCCTGGAGTCCGCGCGCCCCTTGTCGGCCGAGCGCACCTTGGCGCGCGGTGCGGCCGGGCTGACCCTGCT comes from Xanthomonas vesicatoria ATCC 35937 and encodes:
- a CDS encoding nitroreductase family protein codes for the protein MHAPYSLQALDARRSVPSKQLGEPGPDEDTVLRMLTSAVRVPDHGKLVPFRFLRISGDARQALGDFLAERTQAADPLASPAAIAKERGRFGDAPVVIVVIASLRPEHKVPEQEQLLTAGCVCFALLQAAQAHGFGAQWLTAWMAYDPAVTGYLGLGENERIAGFIHIGTPRLQVPERERPDPRALLRDWTP